CGCCGGAGGCGTTCGGACGAGCCGACATCGTGATCATCACTCACGCTGACGCGGGACGCAACCTGGGCTCCGCCATACGAGCGATCCGCAGGCATGCGCCGACCACCCCGATTGGCATGGCTGTCCATCGGCCTGTCAACCTCATCGACGTGAGGAGTGGAGCATGTCTGAGCCTTGAACGTCTCACTGGACAGCGGTTGTTGGCAGTCTCCGGCATTGCCACTCCGAGTCGGTTTGAGGCGACCCTAGGTCAACTGGGTGCCTACGTCGCGGCTCACCGTGTCTTTCCCGATCACCACTACTATTCTTCCGCAGATTTAGAGATCATCAACGAAGCGGCCAGGAATGTCGGCGCCTCTATGATAGTCACCACGGAAAAGGATATGGTAAAATTAATGCGCTTAGACCTTGTGAAGATAGATGCGCCACTTTACGCCCTGTCGATCGTACTCGAGTTAGTGGAAGGGGCGAAGATGCTAGACGCCATGTTAAGCCGTCTGGTCACACCGGGCGACTCATGAAACCGAAGGCCAGGGGCGGTGTTGTTGCCTATCTCGAATACCTCCTCGTGGCGGGACTCGCGAAGGGATTGTTGCGCCTGCCATCTTCAATGGCCTATTCTGTCGGCGAGGGGTTGGCGGCGCTTCTGTACCGCTTTGATCGCAAGCACCGGATCATTGCCCATGAGAACCTGCGTCGAGCCTTCAATGGCGAGCTTTCCTCTCCAGAGATTACTGACCTCGCGCGCTCGACCTTCATCAACCTCGGTCGAACCGTTGTTGAGACCTGCCGGATTCTCAAGATCGATCGGGAGAACTTTCAACAACTCATCCGGATCGAAGGGTATGAGCACTTTCAGGAGGCCAAGCGTCGAGGGAAAGGGGTCATGTACATTACGGCGCATTTGGGTTCGTGGGAACTGCTTCCACTTGCATCCGCCCTCATGGGGGAACCACTGACTATTGTGGCGCGCCCTCTGGATAATCCATATCTGAACAGGGTCATCAATCGGTTGCGGAGTATCTGGGGAACGAGGGTATTGGCCAAGAAGCTGGTGATGCCGGCGCTGGTTCAGACGCTGTCTCGCGGAGAGAGTGTTGGGATCCTGATGGATCAGAATATCACCTGGAAAGAAGGGGTGTTTGTCGATTTTTTTGGTATGCCGGCCTGTACCGCCCTCGCGCCGGCTCTCCTGGCTCTCAGAACCGACGCATCGGTTGTTCCCGTCGCCATTATACGGGATGGGCGGGATCGGCACACTATTCTTATAGAGCAAGAAATTCCCGTGATCAGAACAGGGCGACTGAGGGCAGACATCGTGGCCAATACCGCCTCTTTTACTAGGGCTATCGAAGCGCTTGTCCGTAGGGAGCCGGCCCAGTGGCTCTGGGTCCATCGTAGATGGAAAACGCAACCGCGTGCCGAGTCCCCTGTACCCTGCACCCTACACCCGACACCCGGAACCTAGAACCGGAAACCATGAACCTCGCCACACTCCATGTTCGGAAGACCTTCGAACCGGACCGGCTACGATCCATCCTGGTTGTGAGCCCTAACTGGCTGGGTGACGCAGTCCTCGCTCTGCCTACGCTCGCCAACCTTCGCCGCTCCTGTCCTGATGCCAGAATCTCACTTCTCGTGCGCCCGTGGCTGAGCCGGTTGTTTCGATCCTTGCCGTTCATCGACGAACTGATTGAACTGCCGAACAGGGGTGAATTAATGTGGGCGGCGACAGCGCTGCGGCAACAAGACTTTGAATTAGCCCTGCTCTTGCCGAATAGTTTTCGAGCGGCGATGATCAGTCGACTGGCAGGCATTCCGCATCGAGTCGGGTATGCGACCGATGGGCGAGGTCCTCTTTTGACGGTGGGGGTGCGCCCTCCGAATGAGATGCCACTACATCAGGCGGACTCCTATCTTGGCCTGCTCCGGGCCCTGAAGTGGGATGCATGGTTGCGTCCGACAGAATTCCTGCTTCCGCCGGGAAGCGATGCGGAAGTGGAGAAGCTGCTTACCGACTCGGGCGTCTCTTCTCACACCCTGTTCATCGGCATGACCCCAGGCGCGGCCTACGGGACGGCAAAGCGTTGGCCGGCTGACCGGTTTGCCGCAACTGCCGATCTTTTGATTGATCGTCTTGGAGCCACTGTTCTGTTGTTTGGTGCACCGAATGAAGCCTCATTAACACGAGCTGTCCGCGAGCGGATGCGCGGGACCGCCATCGACTTCGGCGGAAGGACGAGTCTGACTGGATTAGCCGGCCTGCTCCGTCGATGCGCGCTACTCCTCACAAACGATACGGGGGCGATGCATCTGGCCTCCGCCTTGGGGATTCCGTGCGTCGTCCTGTTCGGCCCGACGGATCCTCGCCGGACCGGTCCTCTTGGCTCCGGACATCAGATGCTTTACGATTCGCCGTCCTGTGGTCCGTGTCGCTACCGCCACTGCCCTCTCGACCACCGATGTATGCAAGGACTGGACGTAGAGAGGGTTGCA
The genomic region above belongs to Candidatus Methylomirabilis tolerans and contains:
- a CDS encoding lysophospholipid acyltransferase family protein, with amino-acid sequence MKPKARGGVVAYLEYLLVAGLAKGLLRLPSSMAYSVGEGLAALLYRFDRKHRIIAHENLRRAFNGELSSPEITDLARSTFINLGRTVVETCRILKIDRENFQQLIRIEGYEHFQEAKRRGKGVMYITAHLGSWELLPLASALMGEPLTIVARPLDNPYLNRVINRLRSIWGTRVLAKKLVMPALVQTLSRGESVGILMDQNITWKEGVFVDFFGMPACTALAPALLALRTDASVVPVAIIRDGRDRHTILIEQEIPVIRTGRLRADIVANTASFTRAIEALVRREPAQWLWVHRRWKTQPRAESPVPCTLHPTPGT
- the waaF gene encoding lipopolysaccharide heptosyltransferase II, with translation MNLATLHVRKTFEPDRLRSILVVSPNWLGDAVLALPTLANLRRSCPDARISLLVRPWLSRLFRSLPFIDELIELPNRGELMWAATALRQQDFELALLLPNSFRAAMISRLAGIPHRVGYATDGRGPLLTVGVRPPNEMPLHQADSYLGLLRALKWDAWLRPTEFLLPPGSDAEVEKLLTDSGVSSHTLFIGMTPGAAYGTAKRWPADRFAATADLLIDRLGATVLLFGAPNEASLTRAVRERMRGTAIDFGGRTSLTGLAGLLRRCALLLTNDTGAMHLASALGIPCVVLFGPTDPRRTGPLGSGHQMLYDSPSCGPCRYRHCPLDHRCMQGLDVERVAAAAETLLMRSTSITEEKVRRLPAVFLDRDGTINEEIGPIQRPDLMRPIPGAAEGLKRLGEAGYLRIVVSNQARVARGDATEELVEASHQALLRLLGADGGEVDAFYYCPHHPLEGRFPYRRVCLCRKPAPGLVQQAAFEQQVDMDRSYVVGDKVSDMLLADRLGLPSVLVLTGYGRASLDCLNSSGGPLPAHTAADLRGAAEWIIRRRILG